A window of Rhododendron vialii isolate Sample 1 chromosome 11a, ASM3025357v1 contains these coding sequences:
- the LOC131308554 gene encoding uncharacterized protein LOC131308554 isoform X2, translating into MLQPNFLATHYKTHYERVRDEKIKRNNEVLESLGVKKIATSMMGSARFQCANDNGKRGRADQMDDPNYILSNDEDGHGYNSESDDSFEQEDIEIPPGGLPAKSHTEPQCGATLIFERVTRSTPHPSMESQASLSPIAQLQNEMLPENNGEINRPTRGPTRGMQAQRLIDKQGKLLVPIPQLFRASEGKHVAQLASRIGVEVRTHVIDLGVPRWKAVDEKVKTPIL; encoded by the exons atGCTCCAGCCTAATTTTCTAGCAACTCATTACAAAACACATTATGAAAGGGTAAGAGAtgagaaaataaagaggaaCAATGAGGTATTGGAATCTCTTGGGGTTAAGAAAATTGCAACATCTATGATGGGATCGGCTCGGTTCCAGTGTGCAAATGATAATGGGAAGCGTGGTAGGGCTGATCAGATGGACGACCCTAACTATATACTATCAAACGATGAGGATGGTCATGGCTATAACAGTGAGTCTGATGACTCTTTCGAGCAAGAG GACATAGAGATACCACCAGGTGGTCTACCAGCAAAATCGCATACAGAGCCACAATGTGGTGCAACTCTGATCTTTGAGAGGGTCACTCGATCAACACCACATCCTAGCATGGAAAGCCAGGCCTCATTGTCTCCCATTGCTCAGCTACAAAATGAGATGCTACCTGAGAACAATGGCG AAATCAATAGACCAACCCGTGGACCTACGCGAGGCATGCAGGCTCAACGACTCATTGACAAACAAGGAAAGCTTCTAGTTCCCATTCCACAACTATTCCGTGCGTCGGAAGGAAAGCATGTTGCTCAATTAGCCTCAAGGATTGGTGTCGAGGTTCGCACACATGTGATAGACCTTGGCGTCCCTAGGTGGAAGGCAGTAGATGAGAAAGTTAAAACGCCTATACTTTAG
- the LOC131308554 gene encoding uncharacterized protein LOC131308554 isoform X1 has translation MDKFDLQGDPIDVEKAVATQCGRRLSNHNFVLHKKYKKLKETRGEEYARNNPPASVNLEQWTSLVTKKWTVPKWLVISFTKEIVMERSEKNTSNRSWSKTKHRCGSKSLSVRVAAAIHDNGGVVPTVTEMYKSTHFNKDTQKWISSESKVLYDKMVKIETEHNAQEGAIPITQDELSVKGLKARSGYVKGLGIRSSSSIRIVNGEYVTHLEGRCKSKLRKFKSKLKKFRSKRNELKQQTIR, from the exons ATG GATAAGTTTGACTTGCAAGGAGATCCAATCGATGTTGAAAAGGCAGTGGCAACACAATGTGGACGGAGGTTGAGCAATCACAACTTCGTTTTGCACaaaaagtacaagaaacttaaagaaacAAGGGGGGAAGAGTATGCTAGAAATAACCCACCAGCAAGTGTAAATCTAGAGCAGTGGACGAGCTTAGTCACTAAGAAGTGGACTGTTCCAAAATGGCTGGTAATCTCGTTCACCAAAGAAATAGTCATG GAGCGATCagaaaaaaacacctcaaatag gtCTTGGTCTAAGACAAAACATAGATGTGGATCAAAGTCACTCTCAGTTAGGGTTGCCGCTGCG ATACATGATAATGGAGGTGTTGTGCCCACGGTAACAGAGATGTACAAATCCACCCACTTTAATAAGGACACGCAAAAGTGGATCTCTTCAGAATCCAAAGTTCTTTAT GATAAGATGGTAAAAATAGAGACTGAACATAATGCGCAAGAAGGTGCAATCCCGATTACGCAAGATGAGCTCTCTGTTAAAGGACTCAAGGCAAGGTCAGGCTATGTGAAGGGACTTGGCATTAGGTCTTCCTCCTCTATTAGGATTGTGAATGGGGAGTATGTAACACACCTCGAGGGAAGGTGCAAGAGCAAGCTGAGAAAATTCAAGAGCAAACTGAAAAAATTTAGGAGCAAGCGGAATGAATTGAAGCAGCAAACAATAAGATAG